CCCCCGGCACCAGCGCCTGGTCAAACACTTTGACTGAGTAACCGCGCCGCGCCAGCAGCGCCGCCGCTGTCAGCCCCCCAATGCCAGCACCAATCACAACGACAGATTTGCTTGAAGCAGAAGAGGAACTGACCATCTTTATGTTACATTTCTTTACCTTTCTTTCAGTTTACTCACTTCTCAGCAAACACAGACAGCCCACAAGAGACTGACCCAGTAGGTTAGCTTCAAGCGCAGCGCGACCCAACACTCATACCAGGTCTTACAGTCTCTACACCAAAGGATTAGCAGCCCCAAAGATAGCTTCAACGTCAGGCCAGGGAAAACGGACGATTTGAGCATCTGGCTGCCCGTAAACCGCTCAAGCTGATAGCCGTCGTCTTCTCATGCCAACGGCCTCCAAGCTGAGGTGTTGCTCTGAATCATACTCAAGCTTACGTAAAGGCAATTGAACCGTTTTTTCTCTGGCCCGGTCTAAAGGGAAAGACTTTTATAAAACGCAAAAAATTATTAAGTTTTGTGATGACGAAATAAAGGAATTCCCACAAAATTAAGGCAAGTGCATGCATTCGCTGGAACAGCTAAGGGGGCTTTAAGCATGGCAAAGGGCGTGATCCTGGGGCTGGTGGCAGGACTGCTGCTGCTCCCAGGCTGTAGTAATCAGGAACAACAAGGTCAATCGGGGCGCGGCGGGCCGGACGAGTCGGGAGCCATTGTGGTAGATGTCGCCGTGGCTCAGCCAGGCACCGATACCACGGCCCGCACCTACACCGGCAGCACTGCGCCGCAGCGGCTGGTGTCGCTGCGATCGCAAACCGAGGGCCGCTTAGTCAACCTTAGTGTCGATGTCGGCGATGCGGTCTCTTCAGGGCAAACCTTAGGCCAAGTTGATGCAGCCATACTCCAGGCCGCCGTGGGCCAGTCCAACGCAGAATTGGCTGCCCAAGAATTTGAAGTCGCCCAAGCCGAAGCCCAACTGGCCGATGCTCGCACCTTAGTTGCCCAAGCTCAGGCCGAATTCCAGCAGGCAGAAGCCGATGCAGAGCGCCTGCAGACCCTAGCAGAACGGGGGGCAATTTCCGCTCAAGAAGCCCAGCGCAGCCAGACAACTCTAGAAACCGCCCGTCAAGCCCTGCTCTCAGCTCAAGAGCAGGCGCGAACCCGCCAGCAGGCGATCGCCTCAGCTGCTCAGCGGGTAGAAGCCCAGCGAGCTTTGGTGCAGGAGGGGCGGCAGCGGCTGTCTAACAGCACCCTAACTTCCCCCCTGTCCGGCATTGTGCTGAGACGGCTAGCCGAGCCCGGAGACTTTCTCCAAGCAGGTCAAGAGGTGCTAGAGCTGGGCAATTTCTCCGAGGTTCAGGTGCAAATTCAGGTTTCAGATCGCGATCGCAGCTCTTTTTCCCTGGGCCAAACGGTTGAAATTCAGCTCGATGCCTTTCCTGACCAGCGCTTTACTGGGCAGGTCAGCCGCATTTCCCCGGTCGCCGATCCTGCTTCCCGGCAGATTCCGATTGAGATTATCCTGTCTAACCCAGATGGCAACATCGGTAGCGGACTACTGGCCCGAGTGACGGTCTCTGCCGGTCCCGACGCGCCTATCCGAGTGCCCGAAAGCGCTCTGGAAACTAGCGAAACCGAAGAAGATACGGTTTTTGTCGTAGCCACAGCCGGAGACGCACCTACCGTAGAGCCTCGGCCAGTTCGTTTAGGCCAGCGGGCCAACGGCGAGGTCGAGATTCTAGACGGGCTGCAGCCGGGAGAAGCTTACGTGATTCGCAGCAGCCAACCGCTCCAGCCAGGCCAGGCGGTTGAGCGCAGCCTACTGTCTGAGTCTTGATCAAGCGATCTTTTGCCTAACGCTTAATTTCAGTTTCGGGTACGGAGTTTGCCTAAAATGTGCGGCTAGTACCCCCCTGCTCCTTCACCTGCAAGCTCATGACAAAAGCATCCGCAGCCCCTAGATTCAGCCTCAGCAGCATCGCCATTCGAAGGCACATCGGTACCCTGATGCTGACCTTGGCCCTCATTGTGTTGGGGGTATTCATTACCCTGCGCACCCCGGTGGACCTACTGCCCTCAATCACCTACCCCCGGATTGGCCTGCGGCTAGATGCCCCTGGCATTTCCCCAGAAGTAGCTATTGACGAAATTACTCGCCCTCTAGAAGAGGCCCTGTCGGCAACCGAAGGCGTAATTCAGGTTTTCTCTCAAACCCGCGAGGGCCGGGTCAGCCTTGATCTTTACTTCGAGCCAGGGGGCAACATTGACCAGGCCCTGAACGACGCAACCGCTACCCTAAACCGGGCGCGGGGCAATCTGCCCGATACAGTGGAAGCACCTCGGCTGTTTAAGGTAGACCCTTCTCAGCTGCCGGTCTATGAGATGGCTCTGACCTCTTCCTCTCTGCCGATCGAAAACCTGCGCGTTTTCGCCGAAGAAGATCTGGCCAGGGAACTGGCGCGGGTACCAGGGGTCGCTAGCGTAGATGTCTCTGGCGGTGTAGAAGAGGAAGTGCAGGTCAACATTGATCTGCAGCGCCTCCAGGCCACTCGGGTAACCCTGCCCGATGTGCTAAACACCCTAACAGCCCGTAACCAAGATACTTCGGGGGGGCGTCTGCGCGGCGGCGAAACCGAGGTGCCAACCCGACTGGTGGGCCGCTTTGAATCAGCAGAGGAGCTGCAGAATCTAGCTATTCCCGTGGCTGATACTGACCCACCTCAGCAGATTTACCTGAGAGATGTCGCCACGATTGAAGACGGCACTGCCGAGCAGCGGATTTTTGTTAACTTAAACGGCACTCCGGCAGTGAAAGTCAGCATTCAAAAGCAGCCGGATGCCAATACAGTGCAGGTAGTCGAAGGGCTGCAGGAACGGCTAGAGAGTATGCGGCAGGCCGGTCTAATGCCTCAGGATATGCAGATGACGGCTACGCTAGATGAGTCTCGCTTCATTCGCAACTCGATCAACAATGTGGCCATGTCGGGCCTGACGGGTGCAGCCCTGGCCGCAGTGGCAGTGCTGATGTTCCTGGGGTCGCTGCGGCAAACCCTGATCATTGTGCTGGCCATTCCCCTAGCCACCCTGGCTGCTCTGATGCTAATGGGGCTGTTTGGGCTGACGCTGAACGTGTTTAGCTTGGGGGGTCTGGCTCTGGGTGTAGGCATCGTAGTGGACAACTCCATCGTCATGCTGGAGAACATCACCAAGCGAATTGAGGAGGCAGATTTACTAGAGCAGGCCAACTACAGCGGCAGCAACAGCCATAACGGTAGCAACGGCCACGACGGTCACAATGGTAGCAACGGCCACAATGGCGGCAACGGTCATCCCAGCGGGGCAGGGCGTAATCGGGAAATTCTGCGGCAAGCAGAGGAAAGCAGCCAGGAGCTAGAGTCAGCTCTGCTGGCTTCGACCACAACCAACTTGGTGGCGGTCTTGCCCTTCCTGCTGATTGGGGGGTTTGTGGCGCTGCTGTTTAATGAGCTGATTTTGACAATCAGCTTTTCGGTGGCGGCATCAATGGTGGTGGCGCTAACGGTGGTGCCAGCTCTGGCTTCCCGGCTGTTAATGATCCGCAGCAAAAACTCCCTGCGAAATATGGGACCATTTCGCTGGTTTAGCCAGCGGCTAGAAGGGCTAACCCTGCGCTATGGCAAAATTTTGACCTGGATCTTGCAGCGGCGATTGCTAATTATTGGGGCCGCAGTTCTCATCTTCGGCGGCAGCAGCTTCTGGATGGTGGGCCAGATTCCCCAAGAAATTTTGCCCCGCATTAGCAATGGACAGGCCAACCTTAATGCTCAGTTTCCAGCCGGAACCACGGTGGAGGGCAACCGCCGAGTGATGGCAGCGGTCGATGAACTGCTAATGGCTCAGCCAGAGACAGAGTTTGTCTTTACTACGGCGGGCGGCAGCCTGTTTGGCAC
The window above is part of the Pseudanabaena sp. FACHB-2040 genome. Proteins encoded here:
- a CDS encoding efflux RND transporter permease subunit codes for the protein MTKASAAPRFSLSSIAIRRHIGTLMLTLALIVLGVFITLRTPVDLLPSITYPRIGLRLDAPGISPEVAIDEITRPLEEALSATEGVIQVFSQTREGRVSLDLYFEPGGNIDQALNDATATLNRARGNLPDTVEAPRLFKVDPSQLPVYEMALTSSSLPIENLRVFAEEDLARELARVPGVASVDVSGGVEEEVQVNIDLQRLQATRVTLPDVLNTLTARNQDTSGGRLRGGETEVPTRLVGRFESAEELQNLAIPVADTDPPQQIYLRDVATIEDGTAEQRIFVNLNGTPAVKVSIQKQPDANTVQVVEGLQERLESMRQAGLMPQDMQMTATLDESRFIRNSINNVAMSGLTGAALAAVAVLMFLGSLRQTLIIVLAIPLATLAALMLMGLFGLTLNVFSLGGLALGVGIVVDNSIVMLENITKRIEEADLLEQANYSGSNSHNGSNGHDGHNGSNGHNGGNGHPSGAGRNREILRQAEESSQELESALLASTTTNLVAVLPFLLIGGFVALLFNELILTISFSVAASMVVALTVVPALASRLLMIRSKNSLRNMGPFRWFSQRLEGLTLRYGKILTWILQRRLLIIGAAVLIFGGSSFWMVGQIPQEILPRISNGQANLNAQFPAGTTVEGNRRVMAAVDELLMAQPETEFVFTTAGGSLFGTSTNENTARGSSTIILKPDTNVPAFVERMSAEVSQLPLVDTTLRLNPGSVRGLILSNSPVRADVDVMLQGEDTRALNEAGQQVLAALGQNATLARYRRDGEEPQPEIQIRPDWARVADLSLTSQEIGATIETALNGSVPTQLQRGNRLVDIQVQLAPGSVQRPEQLQQIPIFASGGQLLQLGDLAQVEVGEAPGEIQRINQRQVFLIAGSLAEDASLGDALAEVDDILADLELPEGVTILPSSSGEANQELQRSLGTLGGLAAFLVFVVMAVQYNSLIDPLVIMLTVPLALAGGILGLFLTQTAIGATVIVGAVLLVGIVVNNAIIMVELANQICDRTGCSRTAAILQAAPQRLRPILMTTITTVLGLFPLALGLGEGSEFLQPLGIVVFSGLSLATVLTLFIIPCFYTLLHEPWWNRREPLPPQREPRTNLEEDPAYSRY
- a CDS encoding efflux RND transporter periplasmic adaptor subunit, with amino-acid sequence MAKGVILGLVAGLLLLPGCSNQEQQGQSGRGGPDESGAIVVDVAVAQPGTDTTARTYTGSTAPQRLVSLRSQTEGRLVNLSVDVGDAVSSGQTLGQVDAAILQAAVGQSNAELAAQEFEVAQAEAQLADARTLVAQAQAEFQQAEADAERLQTLAERGAISAQEAQRSQTTLETARQALLSAQEQARTRQQAIASAAQRVEAQRALVQEGRQRLSNSTLTSPLSGIVLRRLAEPGDFLQAGQEVLELGNFSEVQVQIQVSDRDRSSFSLGQTVEIQLDAFPDQRFTGQVSRISPVADPASRQIPIEIILSNPDGNIGSGLLARVTVSAGPDAPIRVPESALETSETEEDTVFVVATAGDAPTVEPRPVRLGQRANGEVEILDGLQPGEAYVIRSSQPLQPGQAVERSLLSES